A window of Phosphitispora fastidiosa contains these coding sequences:
- the larE gene encoding ATP-dependent sacrificial sulfur transferase LarE, with protein MANILFQSLQEQLLHMGAVLVAFSGGVDSTLVLKAAIAALGNSNVLAVTAASEIYPAAETENARKTAQFIGARHLVITTEEMNSKLFVSNPPNRCYHCKTALFQRLKGLAVEHGLNYVVDGSNADDTTDYRPGTRAAKELSVRSPLQEAGFSKADIRQVCRDLGLPNWDKPGMPCLCTRIPYGQAITSEKLRQIDQAETFIRSLGIKDLRVRHHGSLARIEVPLHLVNKILLEQVRSEILKELEAIGFNYISLDLKGLRSGSFNETLSEEIRYGQ; from the coding sequence ATGGCAAATATCCTTTTCCAAAGCTTGCAGGAACAATTGCTGCATATGGGGGCAGTACTAGTTGCCTTTTCAGGGGGAGTAGACAGCACACTGGTGCTCAAAGCAGCTATAGCAGCGCTGGGGAACAGTAATGTCCTTGCTGTTACGGCGGCTTCAGAAATCTATCCTGCAGCTGAAACGGAAAACGCCCGGAAAACAGCGCAGTTTATCGGCGCCAGACACCTTGTCATTACAACAGAAGAAATGAACAGCAAATTATTTGTCAGCAATCCCCCAAATCGCTGTTATCACTGCAAAACCGCTCTTTTCCAGCGGCTGAAGGGACTTGCCGTTGAACATGGTCTCAATTATGTTGTTGACGGTTCAAATGCTGATGATACCACTGACTACCGTCCCGGGACCAGGGCTGCCAAGGAACTTAGTGTCAGGAGCCCGCTTCAGGAGGCCGGATTTTCAAAAGCTGACATCAGGCAGGTGTGTCGGGACCTTGGTCTGCCCAACTGGGATAAACCGGGGATGCCTTGTCTTTGCACGAGAATCCCTTATGGACAGGCAATTACAAGTGAAAAGCTGAGGCAGATAGACCAGGCAGAGACATTTATAAGATCCTTAGGGATTAAAGATTTGAGGGTCAGGCACCATGGCAGCCTGGCTAGGATAGAAGTGCCGTTACACCTTGTCAATAAAATCCTCTTAGAACAAGTGCGCTCAGAAATCCTTAAAGAGCTTGAGGCTATTGGTTTTAATTATATTTCCCTTGATTTGAAAGGCTTGAGAAGCGGTAGTTTTAATGAGACTCTTTCAGAGGAGATTCGATATGGACAGTAG